The sequence actcctctcgggagcatagggcctcgacaagactcttccatcgtatacgattctgtgtttttgttttcgcaccgtcccatgagatgtcggcatctgctagttcgcgcagcatcgaccctttccaagtgttttttggtcgacggcgacctctgctcccttgcgggttccagtccagtaccGTTCTCGTGAAGCTGTCTGGTTGTTTTCTGTGACTCCTTTCTacatttgatttgcctaaggatgcgTTCatcattcgttaatctccacagtgcgtcgttactgatggtgtttggccaaaatattctgcagatgttGCGGAGGcattttttggcgaaaaattacAGCCCTTGTGTGATGGTGtaggagaccagccatgtttcccTTCCGTACAATAATACGGACTACACGCATTGGCCGAAAATTTGTAGTTTAGtacgcctggagatttgcgaactcccccatactgtatgcgTTCGCCCGAATGCCACCCTGGCTTCGTTTAGCctacagttgacatcttcatctgctgcACCATCTGCCGTTATGATGtggccgaggtagcagaagcatTCTCCAGTCCGActgtgcgtgccagcgcgactagtttgtttgccttcgcttgcatgtcagagagtttgtgaaaCTCCAGACGATGCCTCCTTTATGCAGGGCCAGTTGGCTCGTAACGTCAttaaggacgatggcgaagcgAAGGagcgacaggggacaaccttgccttacgcctgcgttggtagtgaattgatcgctgatatcgcctttgtgaagcactgccagtttgGACTTCTTGTAGAGGTCTTTGACGAGGCGGATTATCTGGGCGAGAACTGCCTTTCTACTCAGTGCAAGCCATATTGCGTCTCTTTCgattaggactcatattagacaggaaaataaaaataatattctccagaAGGCCAATAGGTTATGCAGAGAAGAAAGTAGACTCGTTCAACTTCTgaagagagaacatctcgaaggtaGGTAAGCACGCTTCTAGGCTAGGAATATTTTCGCATGAATACTTCAGAAGTTGTAgtgacgaggaagaggaagaaacagtagaacacttcctctgtaattgtccagccttagctaggagtagaggTCACTTTTGACTCTTTCACCGAATCACCAGCTGTTGagataaaacctatcctacgcttcatgAGAGAGTCTAACTGGTTCCATGGTGAATAAATGCTGAGGTTCCCGTCTTACACAGTGTGGTACCACTGGGGGCCTATGTggcctaagtgagttggctaaTTTTAaagccgactgccacaaaaacttAGCCCAACCTTATATTTTGATTATTGGGGAAAAGAGACACTATGCTAATACTTTTTTGATTGATTTGTAGTACTTGAATGTACTTAACATTCCAACAATCAGACTATTACTAATATCCATAGTACAAAAAAAGCAAGTAAGCAACTCAAATTATCACTTTTTTTCCACTGGTACGCTAATCTGTTTCCGGCCATAAGTCGAGTGTGGTTCAACGTGATAAACCGCCTCCCCCGCCAAATTTCCATCATGAAAAAAGCTTCTAATAAAGCCGCATGGTACAAAAGTCAAGAGCTCTGGATAATAATTTCACAATATTTGTTTAAAGGTCACAACCTTCCCTGAAGAATAGCGCAGACCTCTCTGCTTTTGAAGGGcagtcaaaaatttcaaatcagtATGGCACTTCTGCACATTTTCATACATCAATTCAAGAGTTATATGAGTATATAAATTCGTATATCTAAAAGTACGTGATAGGCATCGCGACGCATTTTCTATTGCACTCAAAATGAGTTGACTACTAAATGTTTGTTCATAAACTCCGTTCAATTAGGCACAAATAAATACTGCAATAAGCAATAGGAATCTTAATCTGATCCTAATTTATAATACATTCTaaatttataatacattttaaatttatgaatcATTTTTGTTTCTAGTGTTGCTACCGAGGTATCTTGAATAGAAATAGTTAGTATTTACCGTTTGTGGGCATATTTTCATACCAGATTAAagctttcattattattttgattgaaTCCACCTACACATcttgaaagtaaattttcattacTGAGATCTTCGTAAGTAAGCTTTTAAAAGATCAGGAGGTAAGGGAGAATAGTCGTGAGTATAAGTAGCAAGCTCTCTTCTTGCTTGcttgtacatacttatataaagggtggttaaatttcaagggccgatgttgaatgtgaactatacctaaacgtcaacgacaccgttgaacttctttctttggggttatttgaaaggtgaaggtgtacgtcgataagtcagccacaattcaagagctaaaaaatgatataattcggcacattgacttcatagaacctcaattatgcctcagcgtcatcgaaaatttcgaccatcggatggaggtgtgccgccgaggccgcggcggctatttggccaatattttgttccatacgtaattgagccataccagtattatcataataaagagaaatgataataactttgttgtaaattttattcaaaatcaataccggcccttaaaacttaaccacactTTATATTAAAATGTGACTAAAAAAGCTCACATTAAAATAGCTACAATAAAATCTCGTAAACAATTTTGGACGCGacgatttttggacttttgggTGTGACATGATAATTGGATCAATTTTTTGGAGTTAAGTTGTTAGAAAATAAGGGATATCTAAATCCTCGAACTAATTGCGAAATCTCGGTATTTTAATCCCGATatcataaaaatcaaaaaatttacaacCACAACTTTTGTTTGTCACTCGACAAATTACTTGAGAAAATTATCCATTATCACCACCAAAAATTCCCAGATTTCATGATCAAAATGTCTACATGccagtgcaaaaataaaaatcaaaaatgcgcCCATTGAAAACCCCGTTACTTATTTAGtctacacgtatgtatgtatgtactcgaaTACAACTTTTGCGAATATTATTATAAGAGCACAAAAGCTAAGCTCAAGTTTCGTTATCGCAGAGCGCGATAAGCTGTTCCTTCAAACTGTCTATAAATAAACGATACAGCAGCACAAAGCAGCTCAGACAAGCCGGTGATTGGAAGCGCGCATTTAAGCAGAGTAGTGGACAATTGAACAAAAGGTGCATAAAATACAAAAGGTAATCGGGTTTCTTAAAAGAATTTTGAATAATTGCTTCAAAGAAATGTTGTtgtaaatgaacaaaaaaaaaattaaataaataaataaataaagctaaAAAATGCATGCACTTTAGAGCCTGCATTCCAAAACTactaaatcaattatttatagTAGAAACACGAAAAACTAGTTTTTGCGCTGAAgcgaaaaaatatgtgaaaaagtgCTTTCCTTTGCTACTTTTGGAtgcctaacaaaaaaaaagtgtattttcaaTTAATACTAAACTGGCGGTGGGATGGCAGTAAtttttgtgttatattaaattaagaaaaaatatatgttggCGGTGATGCATTAGAAGTGTTCACAAAAAGTCTAAGtactgaatatttattataattttccaCCTTTTCTAATTCTTCTTCATtgagaaaacaccaaaattgcatttttatgcACAAAGGCATTGTAATTTTGTTGACCTAAAAGTTATATGGAGCAGCATAAAGGATCGAGATAGATGTGGAGGTATATGTATGCCCACATAACAATAGTGCAAGAGCCCTGAGTCTTTATGGGCCACCTCTGTGGCTTAAGGTCGTTGAAAGGGGCCATGTTATATAAGACTGGACAGGAGTTCGAGTAGATCTGGGATCGGTCTTACCGTATCATCCCAATTCACTGTGACGGGGTCCACTGAGGtccactagtctcgtgaggttctgtgagcgccAACTTTCTTGGCCCGGAGCCAGTTCTGTCACTcctttctgcagccatcaaagctacGGTTagagcaaacgggttactctaacacacaagcgagcttggcaggctgagagaggctgcagatggacaaaactgatgttacctgtcatgcccGAGCGACTCTCGCAGTAGTTGCTCCTGTCTCagtaagcagaggggactgtaggcggcaggttggactgatgacggaccactttcAATGGGTAAAGcatatggaaaaggtgggcatctcagacagtggactctgcccagcatgtggagaggaggatttcttcggaggtcgagtagatttaaagaaggGTGTAAACAATGGAAGTGAACAGAGAGAAAATTTGctagattttataatttttctttgataaaggtgaAAGGGGAAAATGCAAGCtcggccgctgaaattgtgaattgtgaatggtgtttaggGTGCCGATACTGTACCAGTGCCaataagtgaaattttgttttcgtcgattccgttccaacattttttatattaaagaaaatgtcgataaaatcacagaaatactCGAAGTTGTCTAGCaagttagtagtcgtagcatcgcccagactCTAAAGATCGTccacaaaacaattttaaaccatttacaCAAAGCTGGATCCAAGGAGAAGCGTGATGTTTGGATTTCACACCAATtaataccaaaaaatataacagaTCAAAGCCATCTGCGAAGCCCCAGCCAAACGGCACATAGGACAATATTGTGCGAAAACAATCGTGGACAAAGCATCGTGATGAAGCAAGTCAACGGCTGGGAAGGTTCAACTGTGTATTTGGTAGGACTCGAAAATGAATCATTTATTATGAGTTGCTTCCGTATGGCCAAACATTAAATTCAGATTTCCTGTGTCAACAATTAGACCATTTGAAGCTAGCGAATGGCCAGAATTGATCAACAGAAGAGGTCACCAAAAACTCCGGGAGCTTGGTTGGAAAGTTTAAATGCATCCAGCATATAGTCCGGACTTGGTACCGCGCGATTGCCACTTTTTTCTCTTATTGCAAAGCTTCCTGAGTGATAAGATGTTGGTATCAGGAGAAGATTGTGAGAATCGATTACTAGAGCTTTTCGGCAATAAGCACCAAGACTTCTATGAGAGGCGCATCAGAGTCTGTAACGTTTGCTCACTAGTAGGTGggtaggtagaagtggcagtcggtctttAAACCTACTCATTAGTAAGTGTATACTTGGAGACAATAGCTCACACTAACAAAGCTATCAATCAAAATGATGAAGTGATATAGAAACAAGTCAAACCAGATTATAAATGCACTTTGTTCAAATACCTCTAGTgggcccattcaattttaatagAGCTTTTTATTgattacatttattttgaatatcagTCTAatcaattaatgaaaataaaaagatcATCTAAGTGGCAGCTGTCaaagtaaattatttaaattgttaatataaatttttaatataattcaggTTTTAATTGCACTTTTCTCCATAGGCAAATGCATACCTCGGTTCGAAATCAATggaattgtttgcttttttgtttagtCACCTAATGCATATTAATAtgcatattaataaatatttgctttaaaattaatttttatttttttactttctaatTCTAAATCATTCGTAAGTAGGGTTGCCACGCGTTTCAAATTTGTTGTATAGTAATTACGTCTAGTAACTTAATAAAAAGATTAAGAAAGATTCACAATAATGGCTTCCAAGAAACAATATTGCAGAAAGCTTGacggtaaacatatttttaatagagttgccacctctcccgaaaaataaaattaacttttatctaaattaaatcaaatattacaaaaacggtatcaattaaaaagtatttcttatttttttactttttaattcagAATTATTCGAAAGTAGGGTTGCCACGCGTTTCAAACTTGTTATATAGTAATTATGTCTAGTAACTAAACAAAAAGAATAAGAAAGATTTACAATAATGGCttcaaagaaacaaatttgCAGAAAGCCTTACGGCAAACATGTTTTAATAGAGTTGCCAACTATcctggaaaataaaatagattattatctaaattaaatcaaatattacaaaaccggtatcaattaaaaaacattttttactagtaattttttatagagTTGCCACCTCTCCCGGAAACTAAAactaattattatctaaattaaatcaaatattacaaaactggtatcaattaaaaaatattttttactttttaattgagAATTATTCGTAAGTAGGGTTGCCACGCTTTTAAAATTTATCATTCCATTATGTCGAGtaactaaagaaaaatattacgaaaatgtACAACAATGGTACCGAAGAAGCAAGCCTGCGGAAAACTTTAATAGAAACATGTTTTGGAATAGAGCTGCCAACTATTCCAGAAACtgaattcaataaatatgtaagttaaattagataaaacaaaactttatcaACGGAGATGCATTTCCGACTTTTCAATTCAGAATTATTTGTAAGTAGGGTTGCCACATttgtcaaatttattatttaataatctctataaactaaacaaaaatattaagaagTAAAGCTTGAAAAAGCAAGCTTGCAGAAAACTAATATATACCTATTTTGAATAGAGTTGCCACCTATAGCCACCGAGAGTTTTAGGTTAGACATTTTCTGTTCCAATCTTTTGAAAGGTGGCAACCTTTGTAAAAAATATGGGTAAGCCATCTCAATGCCGCTGTCAGGGATGCTTTGATTTAAGCGAATTTTATAGTAGAGTTGCCAACTCTTGCAAAATGCTTCTATAGTCTGCACAAAATACAAAAGCTATTTCAAAAgaaagattaaaaagaaaaactttaactATTACAGGTTGTCATCTTTTTTCTAAATCAAGATGTCCTACAAAATCGAACAGTTACCCAACTCCTATGGCTTGCTTGGTGAAGGACCTCATTGGGATATTGAAACACAGAGTCTGTACTTTGTAGACATCGACAATGCCAAACTCTTTCGCTATTCTCACCAACAGAATAAAACCTATAGTGCAATAATTGAGGGTGAAAAATTCGCCTCCTTCATTATACCCGTCGAAGGAGAAAGTGGTAAATTCGCTGTGGGTTGTGCGCGCCGTGTCGTGGTTGTTGCTTGGGATGGTGTATCACCCATTGCCACGGTGGCACGTGTTGCCTATGAAGTGCAACCGGGTGAAGAATTTTCGAAGAATCGTATAAATGATGGAAAAGCTGATCCACGTGGACGCCTCTTTGCTGGTACTCTGTGTGTTGAGGAACTGATGTCGAGGCGTGATGGTGAACTTTATAGATTTGAGAAGGGCAAGCCCATTGCAGTGGTTAAGACGAACATTGGCCTTTCAAATGGCTTAGCATGGAATGAGAAAACAAATAAGATGTATTACATTGATACCAGCGATCTCGAGGTGAAAGAATATGACTATGATTTTGATACGGGCGCGGCAAGTGAGTATTAAAACTATTCCATGTATTCTTAACACATTTGTAATATGCTTGTACTTGTAATATTCATATGTGTAGGTAATCCGATTGTGGTCTTCAAGCATCCCAAACATTGGCCTGATGGCATGACAATTGACTCTGAGGGCAACATTTATATTGCCACATTTACGGGACAAACTGTGTATAAGGTCAATCCAAGGTGAGTGAGTAGCAATTAAGCAAGTAAGGCAGTTAATGAAGAAACGTATAACTAAGGCACGAAGTGCCACGAAAAGTACTAGCCAAGTTTCCGATAAACTTAGTCACCGAAAACTTAGGTGCTGGAACTAACGATAATAAGACAACGATACAATAACCAGCTTTAAGAATGGGACATTTGGGATAAAGAATAAGAAAGATGGAGGGAAAAACTGCAATCAGTCGCAGGGGATGCCCTTGTATTGCATTCGAAGGTTGATCTTCTAGGGTCATACAAGCTCAGGGATGACTATCGCTTTTTTCAAGCTCTGATTTATGCAAATCCTTCATAAGAGGATGCCTCTTGCCAACTAGTGGTACATATAGTAGGTGTGTGTAGGCAATTGACTATTATACTTATCTCACGATGGGTAAAACTTAATTATATCTACCCTGTTGTATGGCACAAAAGCAAGGAAAAACCGGAAAGTTTTTCAGTGCTATATTTtgataaatatgtagagatCTTTTCGCGGTGCGGAAGGCGAATGATGAGCTTTACAGAAGCTGGTGACAGAAGCAGAAAGCGAAGGCATCGACTGTTTCCtcttactgttttttttcttcgaaCCAATTAGTACGGGAAAGAAAATACTGGTCTTTTATGCTGAACTCagtcttcaaagtactccccattaaCTGCAATGTACTTATGCCTGCTCTTAATCCAGCTCTCGAATCATTACTGGAACACTATTTATGGGATAGCCATCAGCGCCGTCAACGAATTTTCCATTACTTGCTTTCGGTTGTTTAAACCCATTCCCCGTAGAGCTTTTCTGACTTTGATCGAGTCAGGAAAGAATCGCAGAAATTTTCATGTCATTTCCATGTCAgctgaattcgatggctgtggATGGTAAATTGACGAATAATGACGGCTATGCGAcgttgcgttatcatggtgcaaaatccacgagttgttgccccaaacttctttcgttttTGGTGAATTACTTCACGTAAACGCCAATATTTTATTGGATTATTGTTAACAATTAGtgctttaataatttaatgacCGCAAGCAGCGGATGCCAACTATGactcaaaaaatattgaaaactatcTAACTAACTATAAACTTTAACtattaaagaatttttgaataaaatgtgtGTGTAGCTTTTTCAAAGATattcgtatgtgtgtatgtaaaaatgtatttttttttgtgagttaggcaacaattttgtttttttttcgtgttcCTTGTtgactccactcgggagcatagggcttcgACAAGGCTCAGTCTTGCCTTAacaaaaccaaccaaccaaacctattttgatttctgacagggtaatCAACTACCACctaccgctaccagtcctaagtagtgggaatgcccatctgttgttgcttaggaacaacgccttcttagtGCTTGGAAcgacatctgtgtttcacatttttctggcagaaggatcgcacagatggttggggacttcgctaaattttggtgtgtctgcgctattaccgcggtcacccgcttcctcttgctgattgaatttatttttttttttttttttaaagagtaaaggtaggtaaatttggaaaagtgtttTGGCCATGCTTTACTCGAGATTCGGACCCATAACCGcttgggatggcaggctagtgcatttGCGCTAGACGACCGGGGCCGCTAGCAACAATATctgatcgatttattttttaatattttacttgtttttggTACTAATTTCTTactagttttaagttttttttcctttcatttcgtgattcattttttaataattttaagattttctatttatttatttatttccttatttttcttCAGCACTCGTGAAATTCTTTTGGAAATTAAGTTGCCCACCAAGCAAGTGACTTCCGTGGCCTTTGGCGGACCTAATCTGGATATTTTATTTGTGACTTCTTCGGGATTATTCGATGAACCAGCGCCAGCCGGAGTTACCTTCATGGTGACTGGTTTGGGAGTTAAGGGACTGCCAATGTCGAAAGTGCGAATTTAAATCGAGCCGCATTCATATTTATGAGAAAGTGCATACCAAAACCTAATTTCAATAATGGAATGGTTTTGCTCTGAAGGCGATTataatttgaaacaaaatttgtgatttttaattagaaatttctgtttttcttgTAAATGCCCTaagcacatatttttattagtagATAGTTGtagaattttaatattaaaagtgaatggaatttgttttaaattaatagctaaacaacaaataaaagaaaatttgaaacaaaaagaaaatattttttaaatttttttaattcattttactaATCCAatcaaaacgaaataaaatttcgAATAAACTAATTATTTACTAAGTTTTTCCCTttcgataataaaaaactatGGAAAGAAATTATCCAAATAAGGCGCATTTGTCTGCTAAATACAAActaagaacatttaaaaaataatgccaaattgcagtgctaaattatgAGTGACCGCCAAAGTAGAGATTTCGCTGCTGTTGCTTGGTTTGGTCAAAGAAAAGTTTACGCCTTGATTCAATTTAGATGAAATGTAGAGGTCGCCATTAAAAGTAAGGCAGTTTGCTAGGTTTATATGGCgaataaaatattcaagtttttttttaactatattttgAGGATTGGTTGGTTTGGAGTGGTGATTCATTTGGGATCCAACTAGCGCATCCgcatttgttgccacatcctcgttaccaacttgaaGAGCTCAGTGCGGAAAGAAATGGCTTTTAATCGGCAATTTGGTCTCACTGAAACATTCTCTGTAGGGAAGAGTATTGAATATAGAAGATTAGACTAGCTTTTGTTAGTGAGCAGTCcgatttgtttgctatttgcAATTAATAATCCGGCACATGCCCGAACGGCCGCGCTTGTAACCAAAATTCCATGGCACAGATGTtacttcttgttttaatttttttaagactaaggtttctgagctgttttatttatcataagaaagtatataagacaCCTGGCATACCAAACAGCTTAGGCATCTAAAGAATCtaaacaacaaattttccaaactgtataaaaggtctggagacccaatgcattactcaaaatttcaatgccatttaaagGAATTTAACAGTTTGAACAAGTTcctatatagaaattacatcatgaatttcgaaaacaatactATTTCGGATTCGAAGGTCTTTTGGCAATTAATCAAACTAAAACAGTCTTGCTCAAcggtgccaaacaatgttttttataatagtaaatCTGCAAATgctgccatagaatctgccaatttatttgcttacttttttttctctaattttgaacccgacttaGTCTTCGATTCTAAATAGTTTGCCCTCTAATTGTTTTTCACTTCTTAATTTTGGGACATtgtgcctatctgttactgtttgcctactgtgggcaaaaagtaaggtgaatttggttgtaaaattaaaaatctttatttattcttgtaaatcaatttcatccccttcaaaataatcccctttcgatgaaatacacttatgccaacgatttttccaatccccgaaacatgccaaatagtccatttccggtatagccatcagcatcttcttcgattcagcttttatctcctcaatcgactcgaaacgcgttccccggagtggtctcttgagttttgggaatagccagaagtcacacggagccaaatcaggcgaatacggtggttgcggaacgatatgcgtggaatttttggcgaaatggtcacgaagaacgagtgcagtgtgagacgatgcattatcgtgatgcaaaaaccaagagttgttggcccataattctggtctttttagacgaattgcttcacgtaaacgacgcataacgctcaaataatattccttattaacagtttggccaggtggaaggaattcatagtgcaccacaccacgaaattcgaaaaaaactgtcatcatgacctttatttttgaacaactttgacgtgctcttttcggtctgtcctcgcctttagcacgatattcgcttgattggtcggttgtttcagggtcgtaagcataaatccaagtctcatctcccgtaatgatgcatttgagcttgtcctgatagtctgaaagcattgtttcacacacatcaacgcgacgacttttttccaagaaattgagagttttcggtaccaaacgagatttgacttttcgtaggcccaaatggtctttcaaaatggttttcacagatccttctgataaacacaagcgtaaatatattactgataatgacattcacatgaaagttggcccagatgttattaacagtgctgccaactcatgaaaaaaagctagagcgaaattttaatcccttactttttgcccacagtatacatacctatgtatgcacTCGTATACAACTTTTGCGAATATTCTTATAAGAGCATAAAAGCTAAGCTCAAGTTTCGCTGCCGCAAAACGCGATAAGCTGTTCTTTCAAACTGCCTATAAATAAACGATACAGGCAGAAAGCAGCTCAGACAAGCCGGTGATTTGAAGCGCAAATTTAAGCAGAGTAGTGGACAATTGAATTAAAggagcataaaataaaaaaaggtaatcGAGTTTCTTAAaagaattttgaataattattgcttcaaaaaaatgttgttgtaaatgaacaaaaaaaaaattaaataaataaataaataaagctaaaaaataaatgcacgtTAGAGCCTGCATTCCAAAACTactaaatcaattatttatagTAGAAACACGAAAGACCTGATTTTGCGTTGAAgcgaaaaaatatgtgaaaaagtgCTTTCAGTTGctacaaaaaaaagtgtattttcaattaatattaaaCTGGCGGTGGGGTGGCAGTAATTTTTGTGTtacattaaactaaaaaaaaaaaaaacaaaatatgttggCAGTTACGCATTAGAAGTGTTCACAAAAAGTCTAAGtgctgaatatttattataaattttccacctTTTCTAATTCTTCCACCTACGAAtttacgaaaattttcaaaaaaaaaaaactaaaaatatgatatttcGGTTAAAACTAATGCATTTCTTAttgatattattattagttGCGTCGGCTTTGGGCGCATAGTGTCGAAGCAAATGTTTGCCGCCAATTTTGTCTACTTATCACTTTCGTCGTTATTTGAGCCCATGCGAGATATTA is a genomic window of Anastrepha ludens isolate Willacy chromosome 6, idAnaLude1.1, whole genome shotgun sequence containing:
- the LOC128866566 gene encoding regucalcin-like isoform X2; this encodes MSYKIEQLPNSYGLLGEGPHWDIETQSLYFVDIDNAKLFRYSHQQNKTYSAIIEGEKFASFIIPVEGESGKFAVGCARRVVVVAWDGVSPIATVARVAYEVQPGEEFSKNRINDGKADPRGRLFAGTLCVEELMSRRDGELYRFEKGKPIAVVKTNIGLSNGLAWNEKTNKMYYIDTSDLEVKEYDYDFDTGAASNPIVVFKHPKHWPDGMTIDSEGNIYIATFTGQTVYKVNPSTREILLEIKLPTKQVTSVAFGGPNLDILFVTSSGLFDEPAPAGVTFMVTGLGVKGLPMSKVRI